A stretch of the Fusarium musae strain F31 chromosome 2, whole genome shotgun sequence genome encodes the following:
- the SCON2 gene encoding E3 ubiquitin ligase complex SCF subunit scon-2 (BUSCO:EOG09260KIY) codes for MPSELVGKTVSPFLKEHIPGLYAPFGKAKTAMPLSPSPNNTTAIRKRDPNSKFCYRHRPDSKCRRAADETKMGFIQTELNSLSSADQEAITHVWSLFSAAPSKHRELMLQGIITQCCFPQLSTVSREVQEQLKIDFLAALPTELSYKILSFLDTVSLCKAAQVSRRWRNLADDDVVWHRMCEQHIDRKCTKCGWGLPLLEKKKLMAWSRHQQVHRQPNAADVVEIVDEAETQSSDSRKRQAEDEHHHDDRVAKRSRVSNGEKSRQQLEQERKFRPWKDVYRDRFKVGYNWKTGRCSIKTFKGHENGVTCLQFDDNILATGSYDTTIKIWNIETGEVMRTLRGHTSAVRTLQFDDSKLISGSFDKTIKIWNWQTGECLNTLQCHTEGVLSVHYDGCTLASGSIDKTVKVFSFDTKQTFCLRGHTDWVNHVRIDSPSRVIFSASDDLSVKLWDIDSKQCIKTFLGHVGQVQQVLLMPADFEPDEVPQLDNTDTASVSSGRSNSPPAAAAEQPVDARAAYGSGFTSDPDRPLPPRYMLTGGLDNTVRLWDTTTGKCIRSMFGHVEGIWGLVGDTLRVVTGANDSMTKIWEPRSGKCERSFTGHAGPVTCVGLSDSRMASGSEDGEVRLYSFEGERVEERGTPS; via the exons ATGCCTTCCGAATTGGTCGGCAAGACCGTCAGCCCGTTCCTCAAGGAACATATTCCTGGCCTCTATGCACCCTTTGGCAAGGCAAAGACAGCCATGCCTCTATCTCCCAGTCCCAACAACACCACTGCGATTCGAAAGAGAGATCCCAACAGCAAGTTTTGCTATCGTCACCGACCCGACTCGAAATGTCGACGCGCCGCCGACGAGACCAAGATGGGTTTCATCCAAACT GAACTCAACAGCCTTTCATCCGCAGACCAAGAAGCCATCACTCACGTATGGTCTCTCTTTTCTGCTGCCCCATCAAAACATCGTGAGTTGATGTTACAGGGCATCATCACACAATGCTGCTTCCCTCAACTCTCTACTGTATCACGCGAGGTACAAGAACAACTAAAGATCGACTTCCTCGCCGCTCTTCCTACCGAACTCTCCTACAAGATCCTATCATTTCTCGACACAGTTTCTCTCTGCAAGGCCGCTCAAGTCAGCCGCAGATGGAGAAACCTCGCCGACGACGACGTGGTATGGCACCGCATGTGCGAGCAACACATTGATCGCAAATGCACCAAGTGTGGTTGGGGTCTGCCTCTtctcgagaagaaaaaaTTGATGGCGTGGAGCCGCCATCAACAAGTTCACCGACAACCGAATGCCGCTGACGTGGTAGAGATTGTCGACGAGGCTGAGACACAATCGAGTGATTCACGAAAACGACAAGCCGAAGACGAACACCATCATGATGATCGAGTTGCCAAACGCTCTCGTGTGAGCAACGGAGAAAAGTCAAGACAACAGCTCGAACAAGAACGCAAGTTTCGACCATGGAAAGACGTCTATCGCGACCGTTTCAAGGTGGGGTACAACTGGAAGACTGGTCGCTGCTCCATCAAGACCTTCAAAGGCCACGAGAATGGCGTTACTTGTCTCCAGTTTGACGACAACATCCTTGCGACAGGTTCCTATGATACGACCATCAAGATTTGGAACATCGAGACTGGAGAAGTTATGCGCACGCTTCGGGGACACACTTCGGCAGTTCGCACTCTTCAGTTTGACGACTCCAAGTTGATCAGTGGCAGCTTTgacaagaccatcaagaTTTGGAACTGGCAAACAGGAGAGTGTTTGAACACACTCCAATGCCATACCGAGGGTGTGTTGTCAGTCCACTACGACGGTTGTACTCTGGCATCTGGCTCCATCGACAAGACCGTCAAGGTGTTCAGCTTTGATACCAAGCAGACATTCTGTCTTCGAGGTCATACCGACTGGGTCAACCACGTGCGAATTGACTCGCCCTCGCGTGTCATCTTTTCGGCCTCGGATGATCTCTCGGTCAAGCTTTGGGACATCGACTCAAAGCAGTGTATTAAGACATtccttggccatgttggCCAGGTCCAGCAAGTTCTCCTGATGCCTGCCGACTTTGAGCCTGATGAGGTGCCTCAACTGGATAACACAGATACTGCATCCGTATCCAGTGGCAGAAGTAACAGCCCCCCTGCAGCGGCTGCCGAGCAGCCTGTCGATGCTCGGGCGGCTTATGGCTCGGGTTTCACATCCGACCCCGACCGTCCGCTACCCCCACGCTACATGCTCACTGGTGGACTGGACAACACGGTCCGCTTGTGGGACACTACCACTGGCAAGTGCATCCGCAGCATGTTTGGTCATGTTGAGGGCATCTGGGGCCTTGTTGGTGACACTCTTCGTGTGGTCACAGGGGCTAATGACTCCATGACTAAGATCTGGGAACCTCGCTCTGGAAAGTGTGAGCGGAGCTTCACTGGCCATGCCGGCCCAGTCACCTGTGTTGGTCTGAGTGACAGCCGCATGGCAAGTGGcagtgaagatggcgaggtGCGCTTGTACAGCTTTGAGGGAGAACGTGTCGAAGAGCGCGGCACTCCTTCTTAA
- a CDS encoding hypothetical protein (EggNog:ENOG41), translated as MAADNEAPAASSANESRPSGDNNKASNNNGSENRRNPRHDHRKPGKGRSEKGRGEWGREKGDKRKKNDEFKEFKRRKLNKKGDSADGESSNNPFSKDEIAAEERRPKRKVAVMIGYAGTGYKGMQVNGNEKTIEADLFKAFVAASAISKANADDPKKSSLVRCARTDKGVHAAGNVISLKLIIEDEDIVDKINAELPEQIRIWGIQRTNNAFSCYQTCDSRWYEYLMPSYCLLPPHPESFLGQKLVELAKEHGVEDQLAARMEDVKDFWTEVEEKEIKPILARLDPETKAAVLERVHVMDDEEVAARKEAAKETEESAPAEEKPATETPAGEAAEQTTEPEAQQSGLVLESHKPKNRELGPVDFALRDIKAAYVAAKRRYRVSTERLNRLQEALNKYNGTKNFHNYTVQKSFFDPSAKRHIKSFVVNPKPIIINDTEWLSLKVHGQSFMMHQIRKMVGLASLIVRCGTPMERINESYQNQKMAIPKAPGLGLLLERPVFHNYNRKATESLGKEAIDFDKYEEKIQAFKDKQIYTRIFSVEEKDNSFHMFFNQIDQFKTNHFLWLTAGGMKAAEIARDTTGEKVQQDVDKQLGDEDEEDPEGGEG; from the exons ATGGCGGCAGATAACGAAGCTCCTGCCGCGAGCAGCGCCAATGAGTCTCGTCCCTCGGGCGACAACAACAAAGCCTCTAACAACAATGGCTCTGAGAATCGTCGCAACCCGCGCCATGACCACAGAAAGCCAGGCAAAGGACGATCAGAGAAGGGTCGCGGAGAATGGGG TCGTGAGAAGGGCGacaagcgcaagaagaatgatgaatTTAAGGAGTTTAAGCGTCGCAAACTGAACAAGAAGGGCGATTCGGCTGATGGCGAGTCGAGCAACAATCCCTTCTCCAAGGATGAGATTGCTGCCGAGGAGCGACGACCCAAGCGAAAGGTTGCTGTCATGATTGGATATGCGGGCACTGGTTACAAGGGCATGCAGGTCAATGGCAACGAGAAGACCATTGAGGCCGATCTATTCAAGGCGTTTGTCGCCGCAAGCGCTATTTCCAAGGCCAACGCCGACGATCCCAAGAAGTCAAGCCTTGTTCGATGCGCTCGAACCGATAAGGGTGTGCATGCGGCCGGCAACGTCATCAGTTTGAAGCTTAtcattgaggatgaggatattgTGGACAAGATCAACGCCGAGCTACCAGAGCAGATTCGAATCTGGGGTATTCAGCGAACGAACAACGCCTTCAGCTGTTACCAGACCTGCGACTCAAGATGGTACGAGTATCTTATGCCTAGCTACTGTCTTTTACCTCCCCACCCCGAGTCTTTCTTGGGTCAAAAACTGGTTGAGTTGGCCAAGGagcatggtgttgaggatcAACTGGCTGCTCGAATGGAGGATGTCAAGGATTTTTGGACCGAagtggaagagaaggagatcaagcCCATCTTGGCCCGGTTAGACCCCGAGACCAAGGCTGCTGTGTTGGAGAGAGTCCACGTtatggatgatgaagaggttgcTGCACGCAAGGAGGCTGCGAAAGAGACTGAGGAGAGCGCGCCAGCGGAGGAGAAGCCTGCTACTGAGACCCCCGCTGGTGAGGCTGCTGAACAAACCACAGAGCCCGAGGCTCAACAGTCGGGCCTTGTTCTGGAGAGCCATAAGCCTAAGAACCGCGAGCTTGGCCCCGTTGATTTCGCCCTTCGAGACATCAAAGCAGCTTATGTTGCCGCTAAGCGACGATACCGTGTCAGCACCGAGCGTCTGAACCGTCTTCAGGAAGCCCTCAACAAGTACAACGGTACAAAGAACTTTCACAACTACACTGTTCAGAAGTCGTTCTTCGACCCCTCGGCGAAGCGACACATCAAGTCATTCGTTGTCAACCCCAAGCCCATCATCATTAACGACACAGAATGGCTGTCTCTCAAGGTCCACGGACAGAGTTTCATGATGCACCAGATCCGAAAGATGGTTGGTCTAGCCAGTTTGATCGTCCGCTGTGGCACTCCCATGGAACGTATCAACGAGAGCTACCAGAACCAAAAGATGGCTATCCCCAAGGCCCCCGGTCTCGGACTCTTGCTTGAGCGACCCGTCTTCCACAACTACAACCGAAAGGCCACCGAGTCACTCGGAAAGGAAGCGATCGACTTTGACAAGTACGAAGAGAAGATCCAAGCCTTCAAGGACAAACAGATCTACACTCGTATTTTCAgcgtggaggagaaggacaacTC GTTTCACATGTTTTTCAACCAAATTGATCAGTTCAAGACAAATCACTTCCTGTGGCTCACAGCTGGCGGTATGAAGGCTGCCGAGATCGCAAGGGACACGACAGGTGAAAAGGTGCAGCAGGACGTTGATAAGCAGCtcggtgatgaggatgaggaggacccCGAGGGCGGTGAGGGTTAG
- the CRP15 gene encoding 40S ribosomal protein S7 (EggNog:ENOG41), with product MSAQALNKIAPNSPSRQNPSELETSIAQALFDLESNTSDLKVALRPLQIVSAREIEVGHGKKAIVIFVPVPSLQGFHRVQQRLTRELEKKFSDRHVLILASRRILPRPKRSARSRNTQKQKRPRSRTLTAVHDAILEDLTYPVEIVGKRVRTKEDGSKTLKVILDEKERGGVDYRLDTYSEVYRRLTGRNVHFEFPQSGPADY from the exons ATGAGCGCCCAGGCCCTTAACAAGATCGCTCCCAACAGCCCCTCGAGGCAGAACCCCTCCGAGCTTGAGACCAGCATCGCTCAGGCTCTCTTCGACCTCGAGTCCAACACCTCCGACCTCAAGGTTGCCCTGCGACCTCTGCAGATCGTCTCTGCCCGTGAG ATCGAGGTTGGCCACGGCAAGAAGGCTATTGTCATCTTTGTCCCCGTCCCTTCCCTGCAGGGCTTCCACCGCGTCCAGCAGCG TCTCACCCGtgagctcgagaagaagttcTCCGACCGCCATGTCCTGATCCTCGCTTCTCGCCGCATCTTGCCCCGCCCCAAGCGATCCGCCCGCTCCCGCAACacccagaagcagaagcgccCCCGTTCGCGAACCCTCACTGCCGTCCACGACGCCATCCTCGAGGATCTCACCTACCCCGTCGAGATCGTCGGCAAGCGTGTCCGCACCAAGGAGGACGGctccaagaccctcaaggtcatcctcgacgagaaggagcGTGGTGGTGTTGACTACCGCCTCGACACCTACTCTGAGGTCTACCGCCGTTTGACAGGCCGCAACGTCCACTTCGAGTTCCCTCAGAGCGGTCCCGCCGACTACTAA
- a CDS encoding hypothetical protein (EggNog:ENOG41~antiSMASH:Cluster_2.3), which translates to MALVIPYTYIQCPCSDNSPPDLPQARQSQSSDERTFDPRDPRSNYSLYPLEYLLYCEDCQQIRCPRCVNEEVVTYYCPNCLFEVPSSNLRSDGNRCTRSCFQCPVCIGPVQVMETPVERDQSHPGADIPGPQYALYCQYCNWSSTEIGIKFDKPNGIHSQLLKINNGGDLKLTAKELKERRKENPDEPPLADSDVDTDLQYANLKSFYQSQLADTNAAASGISPLNDTTGYGSPAASLSRIMAMYTGHGHARKRNGPSDVMREALSAEEGLKLADLDESAQIKKLHQEGWDATATKQQNLEQAEAQRFQDGLRPIPHLLRTKRSKRCSVCRHIISKPENKVTSTRFKIRLVAKAYIPTITIKPLNPTVGIVPTTQRPQILEERPLKPLTPHHYIITFKNPLFDGIKVTLATPNSTPGRFSSKVTILCPQFDIDANTDMWDDALKDDDRDKKRKGEESSGQPEAGKIWERGRNWVSIILEVVPASLRLDGQKDKSPLKEDEDILEIPMFVRMEWEPDSQQDVGAVSAKEKDAQERRELAYWCVLGVGRISHD; encoded by the exons ATGGCGCTCGTGATACCTTACACGTACATTCAATGTCCGTGTTCCGACAACTCTCCCCCCGATCTCCCCCAAGCGCGTCAATCACAATCCTCCGACGAACGTACCTTTGACCCCCGCGATCCTCGCTCAAACTACAGCCTCTACCCTCTCGAGTACCTCCTTTACTGCGAAGACTGCCAGCAAATACGATGTCCGCGATGTGTGAACGAGGAGGTTGTCACATATTACTGCCCAAACTGTCTGTTTGAGGTCCCCAGCAGTAACTTGCGCAGCGACGGGAATAG ATGTACCCGAAGCTGTTTCCAATGTCCCGTGTGTATTGGCCCTGTCCAGGTTATGGAAACACCCGTGGAGAGAGACCAGTCACACCCTGGCGCCGACATCCCAGGACCTCAATATGCACTGTATTGCCAGTACTGCAACTGGTCCTCCACCGAGATTGGCATCAAGTTTGACAAACCCAACGGCATTCACTCGCAGCTCTTAAAGATCAATAATGGAGGAGATCTCAAGCTCACAGCGAAGGAACTCAAGGAGCGTCGCAAGGAGAACCCAGATGAGCCACCTCTTGCCGATAGCGATGTCGATACAGACCTTCAATATGCCAATTTGAAGTCATTCTACCAGTCGCAGCTTGCAGACACAAATGCTGCCGCCAGCGGTATATCTCCGCTTAACGACACTACTGGCTATGGATCACCTGCAGCGTCGTTGTCTCGTATCATGGCTATGTACACTGGTCACGGACATGCCCGCAAGCGCAATGGTCCTTCGGATGTGATGCGTGAAGCTCTCTCGGCAGAAGAAGGTCTCAAGTTGGCTGATTTGGATGAATCAGCTCAGATCAAGAAACTGCACCAAGAAGGGTGGGATGCTACGGCTACCAAACAGCAAAACCTAGAACAAGCAGAGGCTCAGAGATTCCAAGATGGTCTACGGCCCATACCGCATCTTCTCAGAACGAAGCGGTCTAAGCGTTGCTCTGTGTGCCGGCATATTATTTCCAAGCCAGAAAACAAGGTCACGTCGACACGCTTCAAAATCAGGCTTGTCGCAAAGGCGTATATCCCTACGATCACCATCAAGCCTCTCAACCCCACCGTTGGAATAGTCCCTACGACGCAGCGTCCTCAAATTCTAGAAGAGCGACCGCTCAAGCCCCTCACCCCGCATCATTACATTATAACCTTCAAGAACCCTTTGTTCGATGGAATCAAGGTCACACTTGCTACGCCGAATAGTACGCCTGGCAGATTCTCCAGCAAAGTAACTATTCTGTGTCCTCAATTTGATATTGATGCAAACACAGATATGTGGGACGATGCTCTGAAGGACGATGACAGAGACAAGAAGCGAAAAGGTGAAGAGAGCAGTGGTCAGCCTGAAGCCGGTAAGATTTGGGAGCGCGGGCGCAACTGGGtcagcatcatcttggaAGTGGTTCCCGCTTCACTACGACTTGACGGTCAGAAGGACAAGAGTCCActgaaggaggatgaggatattCTAGAAATACCCATGTTTGTGAGAATGGAGTGGGAGCCTGATTCCCAACAAGACGTCGGTGCAGTATCCGCAAAGGAAAAGGATGCTCAGGAGAGGAGGGAGCTGGCTTATTGGTGTGTGCTTGGAGTTGGCCGCATCAGTCACGATTGA